TCGGGCTGTTCCAGCATTTCCAAATAGCTGGCTTTGGCGGCTTCAAATTTTCCCGCAACCTGCTGGACTTGTCCGCGTGAGACGGCGGCCAATGCGCCCGGAACGTAGTCGCCGTATTTGTCCATCAGCTCGGAGAACTGCGATTCGGCGCGTTCCAACAGCTTGCTGCCTTGCTTGGACGGATCGTCGTAGGTTTTTGCCGCCGACAATCGGGCCTCGCCACTGCTCAGTTGGGCCTGCAAAAATTCATAGCGAAAGCGATCACGCTGCGCGACTTTTTCGGGTTCTTTGGCAGCATCGATCTTCTGCCCACGCATGTCGCGCAGGGTGTCGCGAAGGTTTTCGGTGATCGTGTCGAATGTGACCGCGGCGTCTTGGTAGATCGATCTCGCCTGTTCCCGCTGCTGTGGTGTCGGATCGGCGGCCAGCAATTGACCGGCTCGGACCAATTGCAAACGTCCTAACTGCAGTCTTGCTTCGGAGGTGCGGGAATGATCCGGATACTTTTTGATGAAGGCCTGAAGTTGTTCTTCGGCCAGGCGAAAAGCGTTTTCCTGTTCGTCGGCTTGGCGAGCCGACAAAGCGGAATCGACGAAGACTTGAGCCCGTTCCAGGTCGATCGATTGACGCCACTGTGGATCGATCCCCGGATAGCGATCGATTCGGTCCAGGTACGCGGTGGCCATATCGAAATAGCCCGCTTGCCGCAGCGCATCAAGAAACCGTTTCGACGGTTCGCCGGCGGTCACGGTCGGTGACCATCCCAATTGGATTGTCACAATCGCCACGACAGAAAAAAAACAGCACCCAACCCCACGCGATCGACGCGCGTTGGTCGGTGAAAGCCGGTCCAATGGTCCGGCATCGGAGACGTCGCGATTCATAGGATAAGAGGTTAGTGGAATAGGATCGGGGACGACGTTCCGGGATGCGAAGACGTGTCTCGGATCAGATGCGGGTGCCAAAATCCTGGCGTGACGGGTCGATCGGATCACCCCACACCAGCCACTCCGACGAAGCGACACAGCGACTCCTATCCGTAAGGGCGATTCCTGGAGCCAAAGCGGACAGCAAATTGACGCGGCATCCCGGTCAATCCTTTCTTTTCACACCCACGTAAAATACACCTTAAGGTCGGTCGGAACCCGCTTCAAGCGATTGGCCGGTCCGCTTCGCCCCCAAATCCAAATGTCTCATGCGAATACCGTCACAGTTGGACCAAGACGGCCTTTACCCCATGCCAGGACGGCGATTTGCCGCGTCCGGAGGCCGGCCCGGGGGGGGGCAGTCTTGGCGAAAAGTCATTCGCTTGGCGATCGCACTGGCCCTCGTGCTGGTGGTCATGGGCCGAGCAGCGGATCCGAAATACTACCGCGTGTTCTTTCCCGAATCGCCGCAAAAGGTCGCCTTTGCTGCATCGGAACAGCCAGCCATTCGGCCCGATTCGCCTCAGCAATCACCGTCAGGCAATGCCGTCGACGAAGCAATCGCGGGACATGGCGACGCCGCGGAAGCCCCGATGGCAAAACCCGAACTTCTGGATTCCGGATCAGATCCCGTCGCGGAAACCGAGCCATCCAGCCGGGAATCGCTGAAAGGTGCCGGGAACGTATCGGATGAAGAATTGGCGCAGATGCTGGAACGCGTCGTCGACGGCGCAACCTGGCGTGGCGAAGACAACGAAGCGTTTCGGACGCTAAGGGCAATAGCCGATCGGGCATCGGCTGAGGATGCTGCGGAGATCGGTGTGTTGCCCCTTTTGCAGCAACCGGACCTATACCGTGGATCGAAGGTTCGCATTCGCGGAAAAGCCGTACGATGCGATGTTGTCGAAGACTACTTTCAAATTTGGATCAAGCCGGCCGATGGGACGAACCGCCCTGCCCTGGCAATCGTCAACCATGTTCCCGGTTCGTTGCGGAAACTATCGGGCGGCACCTACACCAATGGCCCCGAATTGGAAGTGATCGGGCGCTTTATCAAGCGTTTGGCCTATCGATCGGGGAAAGGTGCGGATGTCGTTCCGGTGGTCATCGGTCGGATTGATCAGATTGAACGATCGGCCGTTCCGGATGCTCTGTCCGCTTCCAATGCTTCGACGCCTATTTCCGCGGGCACATGGATTTGGTTTGCCGCGGCGTCAGCGGCGGGTGTCTTGCTGGCGGCCGGCATCTTCTGGCACAGCCAGCGTCAGTCCCGGCGCATTCGCGAACAACGTCAATCCGGTCGTGACAGCAGCTTGCACCTGAGCGTTTGGGTGTTGTTTTGGTGTCTGGTGGCTTCAGGCGAGAACGTACTGGCGGATTCCGCGCTGGAACTGATCAGTGGTTTTGATTCGGCACGCATGGAGAATGTCTTTCCCGTCGACGGTGAAGCGGTCGGGGAATTGGCGAAGCTCGTTTACCGACTGGATCGTCTGGACCCCACGTCGTTGGCCTCTCACGCGAATGCGGCTTCGCTTGACCAAGAACTCGGCTTGGGGGATGTGTCCGCTTTCCGAGGGAATGTGGATCAGATTCAGTCGATCCCGATCCCAGCGGATCTTCGGTCCTACTTGGAATTTCCCAAACTTTATCAGCTGATCATCCGGCCAACGGAATCACCGAAGGAAGCGTGGGCGGTGATCAGTTCGGCCGTTCCACCCGATTTGCAGACCGGCGATGTTGTTTGGGGCGTCGGTGTCAGCGTGCTGGGAACCGCGGTCGACGACATGGTGGTGCCGATACGATGTGCCTTGGCGACCGGTGGCCTTTCATGGCAGCCGCAAGAGATTCGCTCGGTTGGTTGGCGATTGCTGGCCGATCAGGGGTTCGATCTGGGTTTGCTGGATGACATTCGGCGCGCGAATCGGAAGCCGTTGCGGGCGGAAGATCAAAGGTCGTTCTACGCGATGATGGATGCATCCCGATACGTCACCGGCGACACGCCCACCCCCAAACGTGTGCCGATCGTTGACCTGTTGACCCAGCCGGAACGTCTGGCCGGTGACTACGTTCGAATCGACGCAGAATTGGTTCGCGTGACCAGAGTGCAGGTGGCAGCCGCGAGACAAGCGATCGGTGAGGTTTCCACAGCGTCGTACTATCAGCTGGACGCAATGGGAAATGTCGGTGACGTCGAAATTCAGATCGAAGCACCTGACGGCGGTGGTCCACCGCTGCGTTTGAAGAATCGCTTTCCGGTTTCCATCGTCGTCAACGAACTACCCGATTTCTTGAAAGTGGCGATGGCCGGCGATCCGGTCACCGCGGCGGTTCGCCAACCGGCGGTGGTCGATGGCTTCTATTACCGTCTGTGGAGCTATGAATCGGATCTTTCGCAGCGGGCACAGGGATCGTCGAACCAGTTAAGTCCCCTGATCATCGCGACATCGATCGATTCACGTTTGGTTCCCGAAGGTGATCCGATCGGTGTCGGGAGAATCGGATGGTTGGTCACCGGAGCCATCTTGCTGGGGGCGGTCGCGATCATCGTCTGGAACATGATGAATCGACGACGCGATCGAGTCGCAGGGCTGTCACGGCCCGAGCCCGAATTTGACCTGAACCGGCTGAATCCGGAAGACTAGCAGAGATAGTCCTGGCGTAGTTGCTGCAGGAAACTGAGCAGGGGCCTCGGTTTTCCACCGACGTCCAGCAATCCACTGTGGCTGTTGACGTGTGGTTCGGCATCGGACCAGCCGTCCCAGACGATTGCGTGCACGCAGTGTTTAGCCAGCAGTGCCTTCAACAATGGAACTGCGATCTCGGATTGCTGGGTGCCGCCATCGGTCCCCGACGCGGCGGGAAGGTTTGTATCACTTGGGGCCGTCGCGTTGGGGTCGATTCCGCTGCCGCCCGGTACGCCCATGTGCACCATCAACGGCAACCCGAGGGTCGACCACCGGTCAATCATTAGGCTGAAATCGACAACCGAACGTGGGTCGGTGTGGTCGTCGCGATAGTGGTACCGCAGATCCAATCCCAGTCCGGCCATTCCCAAACCGCTGCGGGCCAAAGCATCCGCAAAGTGCAGCGGTGAAATTCCGTTGCGTTCGCGTGAAAGATACTCTCCAAACGGCTGGTCGAAACTCATGATCGCCGGTGTGCCGGGATCCAAGCGACGGACCGTCTGCAGAATGCCGACGGCGATCCGCATCGCCTGTTCGTCGTCCAAACGGATCGGGCCTTGGGTGTTCAGCCCACTGGCACAATTCCAAAGATGAACCTTGCCCTTGAGTTCCTTCACCGTCTGCTCGGCGAACTGGATGATCGCGGTCAGCAAGGTTTCAAAGTTGTCTTCCAGCACGTACAGCCAGTGCGGCATCAAGCGGGTTCGAAAGTCGATCAGGGGACCACCGACCACTCGCAAGCCGTTTTCAATGCACCAGTCGATACTTTGCCTGGCCGCATCAAAATCGTAGCGGCCGTGGTCGTTTTCGATGTCGCCCCAATTCAACCGCACCATCGCGGCATTGAACGTCTGCTTGAACGCATCACGTGACGTTTCCGATGTAGGACCGGGGGGCAGGACCGATGCGGCGACCATCGTTCCGATCCGCGGTTCCTGGCGTTTGCGAAACGCGATCGATTGCGTGGTGTAGCTGTCGCCCAGACGGTCGATAGCTCGCTCGAAAAACTCGATCGCTTCCAAAGCGGCTTCGGGCGGGGAGCCCTTGCGGTCACGGTCACGCACCGAATCCAGGAAACGCTGAACGCCTTGGCGGACCAGTTGGTCGAACTGTTTGTCCAGGGTCAGGCCCGCGCGTCGCCAGATGTCCGCTTGGTTTTGAGCACGGTAACAACAACCGCGGGCCAATTCGACGAACAGTGAATACGGTTCCTGTGACTCGCGTAAGCTACAGGTGCTAAGCGTGCGGGGCCCTAAATCGCCGACCGGACAGACCAGATGCAATTTGCCGGAGGAATGGATCGCACGGCTGAGCGTCAGACGCGGCGCTTGATACTTCACCTGGCACTGCCAGGGAATTCCCTCGATGCCACATATGTACGCTTCTGACCAGCGTGTTTGGTCAAATAGTGATTGCGCCGAAGATGGGACTTCGAAGTGAATTTGCCCCATGGGCCAATGACCAACCAACCGACGGATACGAACTAGGCGAATTTTAGGGAAACCGACTCTGTCCCCAATCCGACCGGACGTGTCGGATTGCCGAGGGCGGGTTATCTTAGCCGCCTCACTTTGAACCTGCGAGACAGCCTGACGATGAATCCCGAATCCGAAAACCCGTCCGCCCAGATTCCCGCAAACTCTTCGGATCTTTATCAGTTCGACGGCAATGGGGCACTTCTGTCAACGGCTTTGCCGCTCCCCCGCCGCAGCGGTAAGGTTCGCGATGTTTACGATCTGGGCAGCCATCTGTTGATCGTCAGTACCGATCGAATCAGCGCGTTTGACTACATTCTGCCCAATGGCATTCCAGGCAAAGGCGAATTGCTGACCCGGATGAGCGGGTTTTGGTTCGATTCATTGGACGTCCCCCACCACCTGATCTCACTGGATGTTCCGGAAGACCTGGCGAACCAGTTTGATGTGACGCCGCTGGCCGGCCGAATCATGTTGACCGCCAAAGCCGACGTGGTGCCCTTTGAATGCGTCGTTCGTGGGTACCTGGAGGGCAGCGGGTGGCGTGAATATCAGGCCGGCGGTTCGGTCTGTAGCGTCGAATTGCCGGCGGGCCTTCGGCAATGTGATCGGTTGCCCCAGCCGATTTTTACTCCGGCGACCAAAGCCGACGAAGGTCACGACGAAAACGTGTCGTTCGACGTCATGGCGGCGGCACTGGGGGCCGAGCGTGCGAGCCATCTTCGCGGCCTCAGTCTGCAGGTCTTCAGCCGCGCCAGCCAGATCGCGGAAGACAAAGGCATCATCGTCGCGGACACCAAGTTCGAATTCGGTGTCGTCGATGGCGATCGGGTCATCTTGATCGACGAAGTGTTGACGCCCGACAGTTCGCGGTTCTGGTCGGCCGATGTTTATCAGCCCGGTCATTCGCAACCGTCGTTTGATAAGCAATTCGTTCGTGAATACTTGTCGCAATGCGGTTGGGACAAAAACAGTCCGCCGCCGGTGCTGCCC
The DNA window shown above is from Crateriforma spongiae and carries:
- a CDS encoding endo-1,4-beta-xylanase; the encoded protein is MKYQAPRLTLSRAIHSSGKLHLVCPVGDLGPRTLSTCSLRESQEPYSLFVELARGCCYRAQNQADIWRRAGLTLDKQFDQLVRQGVQRFLDSVRDRDRKGSPPEAALEAIEFFERAIDRLGDSYTTQSIAFRKRQEPRIGTMVAASVLPPGPTSETSRDAFKQTFNAAMVRLNWGDIENDHGRYDFDAARQSIDWCIENGLRVVGGPLIDFRTRLMPHWLYVLEDNFETLLTAIIQFAEQTVKELKGKVHLWNCASGLNTQGPIRLDDEQAMRIAVGILQTVRRLDPGTPAIMSFDQPFGEYLSRERNGISPLHFADALARSGLGMAGLGLDLRYHYRDDHTDPRSVVDFSLMIDRWSTLGLPLMVHMGVPGGSGIDPNATAPSDTNLPAASGTDGGTQQSEIAVPLLKALLAKHCVHAIVWDGWSDAEPHVNSHSGLLDVGGKPRPLLSFLQQLRQDYLC
- a CDS encoding phosphoribosylaminoimidazolesuccinocarboxamide synthase yields the protein MNPESENPSAQIPANSSDLYQFDGNGALLSTALPLPRRSGKVRDVYDLGSHLLIVSTDRISAFDYILPNGIPGKGELLTRMSGFWFDSLDVPHHLISLDVPEDLANQFDVTPLAGRIMLTAKADVVPFECVVRGYLEGSGWREYQAGGSVCSVELPAGLRQCDRLPQPIFTPATKADEGHDENVSFDVMAAALGAERASHLRGLSLQVFSRASQIAEDKGIIVADTKFEFGVVDGDRVILIDEVLTPDSSRFWSADVYQPGHSQPSFDKQFVREYLSQCGWDKNSPPPVLPAEIVEKTAEKYAEAYRRLAS